The Mercurialis annua linkage group LG8, ddMerAnnu1.2, whole genome shotgun sequence genome window below encodes:
- the LOC126659542 gene encoding glucan endo-1,3-beta-glucosidase-like — MTITTTTVKTFLLLFTTLLRLSPAVLSLGVNYGTIANNLPPPSQVANFLKTQTIIDSIKIFDTNHDILTAFANSGIFVTVTVGNGDIPALSDDRNARRWVENNIKPYYPQTKIHRIAVGNEILMSGVKDWIAHLVPCMKALHHALVLAGIKDIKVSTPHTLGILYNSVPPSAARIRPGYQKPIFAPMLQFLRETKSPLMINPYPYFSYAPKVSKYILFKPNRGIHDRYTNITYTNMFDAMMDAVHSAIKAMGYADVDILVAETGWPSAGDPNQPACSVENAVAYNGNLIKHVSSGKGTPLMPNRQFETFIFALFNENLKPGSTAEKNWGLFRPDFSPVYNVGVMRNQQATNPNPNPNLHPNPNPRPPITGKKWCVPKAEANDQQLQGNIDYVCSQGVDCKPIQAGGACFDPNNVRSHASFAMNSYYQTHGRTDSSCDFSKSALITASDPSHGNCRYI; from the exons ATGACCATCACTACCACCACCGTGAAAACATTTCTCCTCCTCTTCACCACCCTCCTCCGCCTCTCCCCCGCCGTACTCAGCCTCGGCGTAAACTATGGTACAATAGCAAACAACCTTCCGCCACCGTCTCAAGTTGCCAACTTTCTGAAAACACAAACTATTATAgatagtataaaaatattcgACACAAATCATGACATTCTTACAGCATTTGCTAACTCCGGTATTTTCGTTACCGTAACGGTCGGTAATGGTGATATTCCAGCTCTTTCCGACGACCGGAATGCCCGCCGGTGGGTTGAGAATAATATTAAACCTTATTATCCTCAGACAAAGATTCATCGGATTGCAGTTGGTAATGAAATATTGATGTCTGGTGTTAAAGATTGGATTGCTCATCTTGTTCCTTGTATGAAGGCCTTACATCATGCTCTTGTTCTTGCGGGAATCAAAGATATTAAG GTATCAACACCTCATACTCTTGGAATTCTATACAATTCAGTCCCTCCAAGTGCTGCAAGAATCAGACCAGGCTACCAAAAACCAATATTTGCACCAATGCTTCAATTTTTACGTGAAACTAAATCACCTCTTATGATCAACCCATACCCATATTTTAGCTACGCACCAAAAGTATCAAAATACATtcttttcaaaccgaaccgagggATTCATGACCGGTACACAAACATAACCTATACCAACATGTTTGATGCGATGATGGATGCGGTTCACTCAGCAATTAAAGCTATGGGTTATGCCGATGTCGACATTTTGGTGGCCGAGACCGGTTGGCCTTCAGCTGGTGACCCGAACCAACCGGCTTGTTCGGTTGAGAATGCTGTGGCTTATAATGGGAATTTAATCAAACATGTTAGTTCTGGAAAGGGTACTCCTTTGATGCCAAATAGACAATTTGAGACTTTTATTTTTGCTTTGTTTAATGAGAATCTTAAGCCCGGTTCAACCGCTGAAAAGAATTGGGGTTTGTTTCGGCCTGATTTTAGTCCGGTTTATAATGTTGGAGTCATGAGAAATCAGCAG GCGACAAATCCGAATCCAAATCCAAATCTGCatccaaatccaaatccaagACCGCCGATCACTGGCAAGAAATGGTGCGTACCGAAAGCGGAAGCGAACGATCAACAATTACAAGGAAATATAGATTATGTGTGCAGCCAAGGAGTAGATTGTAAGCCAATTCAAGCTGGTGGTGCCTGTTTTGATCCCAACAATGTGAGATCTCATGCATCGTTTGCCATGAATTCTTACTACCAAACTCATGGCCGGACCGATTCCAGTTGTGATTTCTCTAAATCTGCTCTTATCACCGCATCTGACCCAA GTCATGGAAATTGTAGATACATTTGA